CCGCTACAGGTTCGGTGAATTTGCGGAAATTGTGAAACGAATGTCCGTCGTCGTTCATGATAAAGCTGAAATTCAGATTGCCCAGATCGTGATACACCGCGCCCCCGCCGGAAAGACGGCGAACGACATGGATGTTGTGCTCTCTGACATAGGCTTCGTTGATTTCCTCGGCTGTATTTTGGTTTTTGCCGATAATGATGGACGGCTCATTGATGTAAAACAACAAATAATCGTCATCGCGCGGAAGCTCTTTTAACGCGTATTCCTCAATCGCCAGGTTCAGGCGCGGATCGGTAATTCCTTCATTGTCGATAAACTTCACGCCGGCACACTTCCTTTCTCCACAAATGCCCGCCCGAAGGCGCGGCATGTCTCCTTGTCTTTTTCCGACGGGCGCAGTTCCACTTTCAATCCGTCCAGTACGACATCGGCGCCAAGTTCGCGCAGTTTTTTCGTTAACAGGTCAACCGCCCCGCCAAAATGCTCGTACGTCGAATCGCACGAGCCAAAAGCGGCCGCCTTCTTGCCCGTCAGATCCAGTTCGCACAGATCATCGTAAAAATCCTCGAAATCGTCGGGAAGATCGCCTTCCCCCCACGTAAATGAGCCAAGCAAAACACAGTCGTATTGCAGCACCTCTTCCGCATCAGCCATTAAAACGTCTTTCATGACCGGTTCCGCCCCGGCCTCCCGCATTCCTTCGGCGATTTTGTCGGCCATTTCCTTTGTGTTTCCGGTTATGCTGGTGTAAATAATGATACTTTTTTCACACACATGGATCCCTCCCAGACATATAACTCCACAATAACGTGAAAAAACCGGGAGAGAATTGACGAAAATCAAATTTCACACGCCGAATGAAGCTGTTCGCGGCAATTTTTTTTCATTTTTGAACAGCAGGAAAAATCCGCTCCAACATAGCGCCGCCGCGGCTAAAAGGATCACAGGCAACGAAACGGTATGCGTGAGGCCGGTGCTCAAAAGCGGGCCGATCGTGCCGCGAAAGCCGAACAACAGCAAATAGATGCCGAAAACGGACGCTTCTTTGCCCGGCGCCAACCGGAATATATTGGCCATCGCGACGATATCCCAGGTGGCGTCGCTGAAGCCTTGCAAGCCGCAGCCGACCAGCACCGCCGGATAATTGCCGATTAATCCGTACAATAATGGAATGCTGGAACATGCTCCGTAACCGATGAACAAAGCGCGTTGCGCGGAAAATTTGTCGATCACCCAGCCCAGCGCAAGATACGCCAGCAACAGGCATACATAATAGGTAACACGGGTATAGCCGATTTCCAGGCTGCTCAAATGCAATTTGTCCACTTGCATGATTTGATAAAGCGGCGCAGCCACCGTATTGCCAAACCCCGTCAACATGGTTGCCGCCAAATAGAAGACGAGCGGTTTGTTTTTCTTGACATCGGCCAATTTTTGCCGCAATTTTTCCCGCGTCTTTCGTTTTGGCCGGTCTGTCGGAATGATTTCCTTCATGGGAAAAAACAGGAGAACAGATGCCGCCCCCGTGACCGCGGCAAACAGAAACGGGCCGGACGGCCCTGACACATCGATCCACTTGCCGACGATATACGCGAGCGGAATCATGAACGCGACGGCGGCCACACGCACGTTGCCCATCAGCCTGCCCCGCAATTCCGCGGGATAAATCCGCGGAATTAATGCCGCGTATGCCGGCGCCTGGATGCCCATAAATAATTGAAACAAAAGCGCAACGGCAACGAACATCCACGGGGAAATAAACAGCGCGGGCAACATGAGTAGCAGCCTGGCCGCCAAATTCGGAAAGATGACAAAATACTTGGGATTGCCGTATTCGGAAAAGTTTGCCCACAACGGCGAAAACAACAATCCGATCGCCGGCGACGCCATCAATAATCCGACCTGAAAGTCGGATGCGCCTTGCAGAATCGCGACAGGTACGTAAAATTGATTGAACACAACGTTAAAAAAGCTGAACAGAACGCTTGCCGCAAGTTCAAACCGAAAATTGGACCGTGTCGCTTTATCCATCAGCATGCCAAACCGTAGCATCTATTCTCTCATATCCATTCCACGGGAAAAATACGATCATGATTACAACGATACTTTGGGCAAACGGCTCATGCTTTCTTGCAACGCTTCTTCGGAATAGGGCGTGTCTTGCAATGCGCCGGACAAATAGGATTCATATGCGGACATATCAAAATGCCCATGACCGGAGAGCGCAATTAGAATGACGCGTTTTTGCCCTTCCGCTTTCGCGCGCAACGCTTCGTCGATCGCCGCGCGAACTGCGTGGGCGGATTCCGGCGCCGGAATAATCCCTTCCGTCTGCGCAAATTGAACCGCAGCGGCGAAAATCTCGGTTTGTTGCAGCGCAATCGCCTCAAGCAG
The genomic region above belongs to Bacilli bacterium and contains:
- a CDS encoding flavodoxin; the encoded protein is MCEKSIIIYTSITGNTKEMADKIAEGMREAGAEPVMKDVLMADAEEVLQYDCVLLGSFTWGEGDLPDDFEDFYDDLCELDLTGKKAAAFGSCDSTYEHFGGAVDLLTKKLRELGADVVLDGLKVELRPSEKDKETCRAFGRAFVEKGSVPA
- a CDS encoding MFS transporter; translated protein: MLRFGMLMDKATRSNFRFELAASVLFSFFNVVFNQFYVPVAILQGASDFQVGLLMASPAIGLLFSPLWANFSEYGNPKYFVIFPNLAARLLLMLPALFISPWMFVAVALLFQLFMGIQAPAYAALIPRIYPAELRGRLMGNVRVAAVAFMIPLAYIVGKWIDVSGPSGPFLFAAVTGAASVLLFFPMKEIIPTDRPKRKTREKLRQKLADVKKNKPLVFYLAATMLTGFGNTVAAPLYQIMQVDKLHLSSLEIGYTRVTYYVCLLLAYLALGWVIDKFSAQRALFIGYGACSSIPLLYGLIGNYPAVLVGCGLQGFSDATWDIVAMANIFRLAPGKEASVFGIYLLLFGFRGTIGPLLSTGLTHTVSLPVILLAAAALCWSGFFLLFKNEKKLPRTASFGV